In the genome of Streptomyces sp. SAI-127, the window GCCCAGCCGCGGCCCGGGGTGACCGGGACGAAGACGAGCTCGGCGCCGGAGATCTCGCGGGGCGGACGCTCAAGCTGGTTCACCTGGAGCCGGTTGTCGCCGAGCCAGCGGGTCTGGCCCGGGGTCAGGGAGTCGATGACGGCCGCCCAGCCGCCCCGGCTCACCTGCGCGGTCCGGGCGACCACGTCCGCCTCCAGGATCCGCCGCCGACGGTCCCAGTACGGCCGTACGGTCCGCGTCCAGACGTAGGCGAGGAGCGCGGCGGCCCGCTCCGGGAGGTCGTCGCGCTCCAGGGCGGCGGGCAGCGGGCCGCGCAGGGAGACCCGGACGTTCGCGCGGGCCTCGGCGGGGTCGGTCGCCCGGATCCGCGCGAGCGTCGCCTCCAGGGGCGTGCCGTCGCGCGGCAGCGGCGCGAGGAAGTCGGCGATCCAGGACGTGCCCATCGCCGAACGCACCAGCAGCGCGGTCACCGGGTCGGCCGCGAGGCGCGCGCGGTAGCCGGGGAGGTGGGTGCGGAGCCAGGCCTCCTCGCCCGGGTGGGCGGCGGTGCCCGTGTGCAGCAGCCGCAGGGTCGCGAAGGTCTCGGTGAACGGGCAGACCACGAACCGGCTGCGGACGAGGGTGTCCGCGTTGACCTGCCACCAGCCCATGGACCCCCCTTGGTTTCGCGACCGCGCGAAACACTAACCGTCAGCCGCCGACCGCTCCGAGACTCCCCCGCATGCGCAGCTACCGCACCCTTTTCCGCACCCCGGAATACGCCCCCTTCCTCCTGTCCTTCGCCGCCTACGC includes:
- a CDS encoding winged helix-turn-helix domain-containing protein, yielding MGWWQVNADTLVRSRFVVCPFTETFATLRLLHTGTAAHPGEEAWLRTHLPGYRARLAADPVTALLVRSAMGTSWIADFLAPLPRDGTPLEATLARIRATDPAEARANVRVSLRGPLPAALERDDLPERAAALLAYVWTRTVRPYWDRRRRILEADVVARTAQVSRGGWAAVIDSLTPGQTRWLGDNRLQVNQLERPPREISGAELVFVPVTPGRGWATWEEPRRYAIVYGCTGTLADPGARSVPASLGTLLGTARARVLVLLDSPLSTSQLVVLTGQGLGSVGRHLRVLLDAGLVERRRAGRSVLYARTAAGEVLVEASGAATGERGPEPGIH